The Stenotrophomonas rhizophila genome has a window encoding:
- a CDS encoding M15 family metallopeptidase — protein MTTRTCTSPASAIALSLLLAAAAPPVSAQPVHIALVRTAEQAGLVDITTLAPDIKLDMRYAGSNNFTGRPVPGYEAPKCFLLRPAAKALAEVEADLRANGYGLQLFDCYRPAQSVRAFVDWANDPLEQSRKAQQYPSLGKPALLGGYIAETSGHSRGATVDLGLLDCRSDPCSVVDMGTDFDFFGPRAHTNAPDITPIQYRNRQTLLQAMQRQGFANYPQEWWHFTLTPEPSPTTAYDVPVR, from the coding sequence ATGACTACCAGGACCTGCACTTCACCCGCATCGGCGATTGCCCTTAGCCTGCTGCTCGCCGCGGCCGCACCGCCGGTGTCGGCCCAGCCGGTGCACATCGCCCTGGTGCGCACCGCCGAACAGGCCGGCCTGGTCGACATCACCACGCTGGCGCCGGATATCAAACTCGACATGCGCTACGCCGGCAGCAACAACTTCACCGGCCGCCCGGTGCCCGGCTACGAAGCGCCCAAGTGCTTCCTGCTGCGCCCGGCCGCCAAGGCGCTGGCCGAGGTGGAAGCCGACCTGCGCGCCAATGGCTACGGCCTGCAGCTGTTCGACTGCTACCGCCCCGCACAATCTGTGCGGGCGTTCGTGGACTGGGCCAACGACCCGCTGGAGCAGTCGCGCAAGGCGCAGCAGTACCCCAGCCTCGGCAAACCCGCGCTGCTGGGCGGCTATATCGCCGAAACCTCCGGCCACAGCCGTGGCGCCACCGTCGACCTGGGCCTGCTCGACTGCCGCAGCGACCCCTGCAGCGTGGTCGACATGGGCACCGATTTCGACTTCTTCGGCCCACGCGCGCATACCAACGCGCCCGACATCACCCCCATCCAGTACCGCAACCGCCAGACCCTGCTGCAGGCCATGCAGCGCCAGGGCTTTGCCAACTATCCGCAGGAATGGTGGCATTTCACCCTCACCCCCGAGCCCAGCCCCACCACGGCCTACGACGTGCCGGTGCGCTGA
- the hglS gene encoding 2-oxoadipate dioxygenase/decarboxylase HglS, with protein MSADRFVSPDDIRSLFAQAMSTMYRTEVPLYGTLVDLVAEINDAVLTDDPALAEQLERNDERGRLAQERHGAIRVGTAEELATLGRLFAVMGMYPIGYYDLSVAGVPVHSTAFRPRTAAALAANPFRVFTSLLRLELIEDEALREESARILARRRIFTDDALALIEQAEREGGLDQYDARRFVLAALETFRWHSDATVSLATYEALSNAHRLVADVVSFRGPHINHLTPRTLDIDAAQAGMLARGIDAKAVVEGPPPRRCPILLRQTSFKALEETVNFPHGEGGDAGTHTARFGEIEQRGLALTPKGRALYDQLLAQARDAGGAGSTGQDYPTRLAAAFTAFPDDHDTLRREGLGYYRYALTDAGRANPAAVGDLPAEALVAAGLASADPIVYEDFLPVSAAGIFQSNLGGEEQRAYAAHANRDAFEQALGMKVEDEFVIYERLQQESLDSLRI; from the coding sequence ATGAGCGCCGACCGTTTCGTTTCACCCGACGATATCCGCAGCCTGTTCGCCCAGGCCATGTCCACCATGTACCGCACCGAAGTGCCGCTGTACGGCACCCTGGTCGACCTGGTGGCCGAGATCAACGATGCCGTGCTCACCGACGACCCGGCACTGGCCGAGCAGCTCGAGCGCAATGACGAGCGCGGCCGCCTGGCGCAGGAGCGCCACGGCGCCATCCGTGTCGGCACCGCCGAGGAGCTGGCCACCCTGGGCCGCCTGTTCGCCGTCATGGGCATGTACCCCATCGGCTACTACGACCTCTCCGTGGCCGGCGTGCCGGTGCATTCCACCGCCTTCCGCCCGCGCACCGCTGCCGCGCTGGCCGCCAACCCGTTCCGCGTGTTCACCTCGCTGCTGCGCCTGGAACTGATCGAAGACGAAGCCCTGCGCGAAGAATCCGCGCGCATCCTCGCGCGCCGCCGCATCTTCACCGATGACGCGCTGGCGCTGATCGAGCAGGCAGAACGCGAAGGCGGCCTGGACCAGTACGATGCCCGCCGCTTCGTGCTGGCCGCACTGGAAACCTTCCGCTGGCACAGCGATGCCACCGTCTCGCTGGCCACCTACGAGGCATTGAGCAACGCCCACCGTCTGGTGGCCGACGTGGTCAGCTTCCGTGGCCCGCACATCAACCACCTCACCCCGCGCACGCTGGACATCGACGCCGCGCAGGCCGGCATGCTGGCCCGTGGCATCGATGCCAAGGCCGTGGTCGAAGGCCCGCCGCCGCGCCGCTGCCCGATCCTGCTGCGCCAGACCAGCTTCAAGGCGCTGGAGGAAACGGTGAACTTCCCGCACGGCGAGGGCGGCGATGCCGGCACCCATACCGCGCGCTTCGGCGAAATTGAACAGCGCGGCCTGGCCCTCACCCCGAAGGGACGCGCGCTGTACGACCAGCTGCTGGCCCAGGCCCGCGATGCCGGCGGCGCCGGCAGCACCGGGCAGGATTACCCCACGCGCCTGGCCGCAGCCTTCACCGCCTTCCCGGACGACCACGACACCCTGCGCCGCGAAGGGCTGGGCTACTACCGCTACGCCCTCACCGACGCCGGCCGCGCCAACCCGGCCGCCGTGGGCGACCTGCCGGCCGAAGCGTTGGTCGCGGCAGGGCTGGCCAGTGCCGACCCGATCGTCTACGAAGATTTCCTGCCAGTCAGTGCCGCGGGTATTTTCCAGTCCAACCTCGGCGGCGAAGAACAGCGCGCCTATGCCGCCCATGCCAACCGCGATGCGTTCGAGCAGGCATTAGGCATGAAGGTAGAGGACGAGTTCGTGATTTACGAACGCCTGCAGCAGGAATCGCTCGATAGTCTGCGAATCTAA
- a CDS encoding TonB-dependent receptor, whose protein sequence is MKANGLKRAALCVALGACFGSVLPTVAYAQAVSGAVAGRASAGDQVTVVSNSTGLTRTVTASADGSYRLGQLPVGDYQLQLSRDGQKLGDPVAVSVAIGGTTTVNLASGGGVVNLDALQVVGTRVVNRVDVSTTETSFNVNRQELQRLPVAQDLSAVALLAPGVVGGNSTFGGLSFAGSSVAENAVFINGLNVTDMYTRRGFSSAPFAFFSEFQVKTGGYSVEFGRSTGGVINAVTRSGSNELQGGVEVTAEPSAWRSSGRDHFHRDGTAHSYASRDDSSFFKTNVWGSGALVQDKLFLFAMYEDRNDHGHNTSNDALTWFKNEANNGFWGAKLDWNITDNHSLALLAFSDEGDVTNGSYNYDWDENQIGGWGGDSVTESGGRNYSATYTGHFGENFTARAMVGQNNQRAFTSSSLDEACSPVFTDPSYASRLGQLNGLRPGCHPTGAAVAERDDTRDVARLDFEWQLGRHLLRFGVDRELMTTEQSTRYPGPTQLSYTAYVARPGDEVWDGANAFVPPGVTEMLRGRNRVSGGTFETEANAFYLEDIWNVTNNLMLNLGVRWDRFENRTADGNAFIKMDDLIAPRVGFSWDVKGDATTKLFGNAGRYYLPVTNNINVNFAGGLTDEYSYFVLNGWQQQANPVTGAPYMAPIIGQQIGPVDTRMNTGAADLRQSVDRDLKAVYQDEYILGFQSMINQAWSWGVNATYRTMDRALDDMRLNYTPCGPTGTTLWPIANPGESLTIWGDSSIGCTTEGWITIDTANSGYRKGGSGEVVGYSKPKRTYKALEFQIDRAWDEKWLFNASYLWSRSDGNFEGPVNSDTGYGDTGMVQHWDHPSNNERYGVLFNDFRHQFKLRAAYALNEQWSFGTTLQVQSGGPVTAFGVMWPNDTVAGGSTSNESGGGGTGWLCVANCSGPYDQRQFEYTPRGAYGRLPWTWTMGANVTWRLPVEGIDLSARLSVFNLFNNQTVINVHQRYEAQPGQYRENTFNTGTRWQAPRYTQLMVTWNF, encoded by the coding sequence ATGAAAGCGAACGGTTTGAAGCGGGCGGCGCTATGCGTCGCATTGGGTGCGTGTTTCGGCAGCGTGCTGCCAACGGTTGCATACGCACAGGCAGTCAGCGGTGCGGTGGCCGGCCGGGCCAGCGCCGGTGACCAGGTCACCGTGGTCAGCAACAGCACCGGCCTGACCCGCACCGTCACCGCCAGCGCCGATGGCAGCTATCGCCTCGGCCAGCTGCCGGTGGGCGATTACCAGCTGCAGCTCAGCCGCGACGGCCAGAAGCTCGGCGACCCGGTGGCGGTCAGCGTGGCTATTGGCGGCACCACCACGGTGAACCTGGCCAGTGGCGGCGGCGTGGTCAACCTCGATGCCCTGCAGGTGGTCGGCACGCGCGTGGTCAACCGCGTGGACGTATCGACCACCGAAACCTCGTTCAACGTCAACCGCCAGGAACTGCAGCGCCTGCCCGTGGCGCAGGACCTCAGCGCGGTGGCGCTGCTGGCGCCCGGCGTGGTCGGCGGCAACTCCACCTTTGGCGGCCTGTCCTTCGCCGGTTCGTCGGTGGCCGAAAACGCGGTGTTCATCAACGGCCTCAACGTCACCGACATGTACACCCGGCGCGGCTTCTCCAGCGCACCGTTCGCCTTCTTCAGCGAGTTCCAGGTCAAGACCGGGGGCTACTCGGTGGAGTTCGGTCGTTCCACCGGCGGCGTGATCAACGCGGTGACCCGTTCGGGCAGCAACGAACTGCAGGGCGGCGTGGAAGTCACCGCCGAACCCAGCGCGTGGCGCTCCAGCGGCCGTGACCATTTCCACCGCGACGGCACCGCGCATTCCTATGCCAGCCGTGACGACAGCTCCTTCTTCAAGACCAATGTCTGGGGCTCGGGCGCACTGGTGCAGGACAAGCTGTTCCTGTTTGCCATGTACGAAGACCGTAACGACCATGGCCACAACACCTCCAACGACGCGCTGACCTGGTTCAAGAACGAAGCCAACAACGGCTTCTGGGGCGCCAAGCTCGACTGGAACATCACCGACAACCACAGCCTGGCCCTGTTGGCGTTCTCCGACGAAGGCGATGTCACCAACGGCTCCTACAACTATGACTGGGACGAGAACCAGATCGGCGGATGGGGCGGCGATTCGGTGACCGAAAGCGGCGGCCGCAACTACTCGGCCACCTACACCGGGCACTTCGGCGAGAACTTCACTGCCCGCGCCATGGTCGGCCAGAACAACCAGCGTGCGTTCACCAGCTCCTCGCTGGATGAAGCCTGCAGCCCGGTGTTCACCGACCCCAGCTATGCCTCGCGCCTGGGCCAGCTCAACGGCCTGCGCCCCGGCTGCCACCCGACCGGCGCTGCCGTGGCCGAGCGCGACGACACCCGCGACGTGGCCCGCCTGGACTTCGAATGGCAGCTCGGCCGCCACCTGCTGCGCTTCGGCGTGGACCGCGAGCTGATGACCACCGAGCAGTCCACCCGCTACCCGGGCCCGACCCAGCTCAGCTACACCGCCTACGTTGCCCGTCCCGGCGATGAAGTGTGGGATGGCGCCAACGCCTTCGTGCCGCCGGGTGTCACCGAGATGCTGCGCGGGCGCAACCGCGTGTCCGGCGGTACCTTCGAAACCGAAGCCAACGCCTTCTACCTGGAAGACATCTGGAACGTCACCAACAACCTCATGCTCAACCTGGGCGTGCGCTGGGACCGCTTCGAGAACCGCACCGCCGATGGCAACGCCTTCATCAAGATGGACGACCTCATCGCACCGCGCGTGGGCTTCTCCTGGGACGTGAAGGGTGATGCCACCACCAAGCTGTTCGGCAACGCCGGCCGTTACTACCTGCCGGTGACCAACAACATCAACGTCAACTTCGCCGGCGGCCTCACCGACGAGTACTCCTACTTCGTGTTGAACGGCTGGCAGCAGCAGGCCAACCCGGTCACCGGTGCGCCCTACATGGCACCGATCATCGGCCAGCAGATCGGCCCGGTGGATACCCGCATGAACACCGGCGCGGCCGACCTGCGCCAGAGCGTGGACCGCGACCTCAAGGCCGTGTACCAGGATGAATACATCCTCGGCTTCCAGAGCATGATCAACCAGGCCTGGTCGTGGGGCGTCAACGCCACCTACCGCACCATGGACCGCGCGCTGGACGACATGCGCCTGAACTACACTCCGTGCGGCCCGACCGGCACCACCCTGTGGCCGATCGCCAATCCGGGCGAAAGCCTGACCATCTGGGGCGACTCCAGCATCGGCTGCACCACCGAAGGCTGGATCACCATCGATACCGCCAACAGCGGCTACCGCAAGGGCGGCAGCGGTGAAGTGGTGGGCTACTCCAAGCCCAAGCGCACCTACAAGGCACTGGAATTCCAGATCGATCGCGCATGGGACGAGAAGTGGCTGTTCAACGCCTCCTACCTGTGGTCGCGCAGCGACGGCAACTTCGAAGGCCCGGTCAACTCCGATACCGGCTACGGCGACACCGGCATGGTCCAGCACTGGGACCACCCGTCCAACAACGAACGCTATGGCGTGCTGTTCAATGACTTCCGCCACCAGTTCAAGCTGCGCGCTGCCTACGCGCTCAACGAACAGTGGTCGTTCGGCACCACGCTGCAGGTGCAGTCCGGTGGCCCGGTCACCGCCTTCGGCGTGATGTGGCCCAACGACACCGTCGCTGGCGGCAGCACCTCCAACGAAAGCGGTGGCGGCGGCACCGGCTGGCTGTGCGTGGCCAATTGCTCCGGCCCGTACGACCAGCGCCAGTTCGAATACACCCCGCGCGGTGCCTATGGTCGCCTGCCGTGGACCTGGACCATGGGCGCCAATGTCACCTGGCGCCTGCCTGTGGAAGGCATCGACCTGAGCGCCCGGCTGTCGGTGTTCAACCTGTTCAACAACCAGACCGTCATCAACGTCCACCAGCGTTACGAAGCCCAGCCGGGCCAGTACCGCGAGAACACCTTCAACACCGGCACGCGCTGGCAGGCCCCGCGCTACACCCAGCTGATGGTGACCTGGAACTTCTGA
- a CDS encoding acetyl-CoA hydrolase/transferase family protein, translating into MSVDRIADARLRARVVSAEAAAALIQPGETVAMSGFTGSGYPKAVPVALAQRIEAFHADNLPFQISLMTGASTAPELDGALAKADGIAMRMPFQSDPDARNRINAGLLDYIDIHLSHVAQHVWFGFYGEIDTAVIEVSAIREDGSLVPSTSVGNNKTWLDLARKVIVEVNEWQPAGVDGMHDIYYGTALPPHRKPIPLIHGNDRIGETALRCDPDKIVAVVRTNGPDRNSPFSPIDATSEQIAAYLIEFLQHEVARGRLPANLLPLQSGVGNIPNAVLAGLGKSGFRDLSAFTEVIQDGMLDLLRDGVLSYASCTGFALSPQANETFKENIDFYRERIIMRTQEISNHPELVRRLGCIGMNGMIEVDLYGNVNSTHVMGTRIMNGIGGSGDFARNGFLSAFLSPSTAKNGTISAIVPMVSHVDHTEHDVSVIVTEQGLADLRGLPPRKRARVVIDNCAHPDFRDQLNDYFERASRDSYGKHTPHLLPEALSWHQRWLDTGTMKA; encoded by the coding sequence ATGTCCGTTGATCGCATTGCCGACGCGCGCCTGCGCGCTCGCGTTGTATCTGCCGAAGCCGCCGCCGCGCTGATCCAGCCGGGCGAAACGGTGGCCATGAGTGGTTTCACCGGCTCGGGCTACCCCAAGGCGGTGCCGGTGGCGCTGGCCCAGCGCATCGAGGCCTTCCACGCCGACAACCTGCCCTTCCAGATCAGCCTGATGACCGGCGCGTCCACCGCGCCGGAACTGGACGGCGCGCTGGCCAAGGCCGATGGCATCGCCATGCGCATGCCGTTCCAGAGCGACCCGGACGCGCGCAACCGCATCAACGCCGGCCTGCTGGACTACATCGACATCCACCTCAGCCACGTGGCCCAGCATGTGTGGTTCGGGTTCTATGGCGAGATCGATACGGCAGTGATCGAGGTCTCGGCGATCCGCGAAGACGGTTCGCTGGTGCCCTCCACCTCGGTGGGCAACAACAAGACCTGGCTGGACCTGGCCAGGAAGGTGATCGTCGAGGTCAACGAATGGCAGCCGGCCGGCGTGGACGGCATGCACGACATCTACTACGGCACGGCGCTGCCGCCGCACCGCAAGCCAATTCCGCTGATCCACGGCAATGACCGCATCGGTGAAACGGCGCTGCGCTGCGACCCGGACAAGATCGTGGCGGTGGTGCGCACCAACGGCCCGGACCGCAACAGCCCGTTCAGCCCGATCGATGCGACCAGCGAGCAGATTGCGGCGTACCTGATCGAGTTCCTGCAGCACGAAGTGGCGCGCGGTCGCCTGCCGGCCAACCTGCTGCCGCTGCAGAGCGGCGTGGGCAATATTCCCAATGCAGTGTTGGCAGGGCTGGGCAAGAGCGGCTTCCGCGACCTGAGCGCGTTCACCGAGGTGATCCAGGACGGCATGCTGGACCTGCTGCGCGACGGGGTGCTGAGCTATGCCTCGTGCACCGGGTTCGCGCTGAGCCCGCAGGCCAATGAGACGTTCAAGGAGAACATCGATTTCTACCGCGAGCGCATCATCATGCGCACGCAGGAGATTTCGAACCATCCGGAGCTGGTGCGCCGCCTGGGCTGCATCGGCATGAACGGGATGATCGAGGTGGATCTGTACGGCAACGTCAATTCCACGCATGTGATGGGCACGCGGATCATGAACGGCATTGGCGGTTCGGGTGATTTCGCGCGCAACGGGTTCCTGTCGGCGTTCCTGAGCCCGTCCACAGCGAAGAACGGGACCATTTCGGCGATCGTGCCGATGGTGAGCCATGTGGACCACACCGAGCACGATGTCTCGGTGATCGTGACCGAGCAGGGGTTGGCGGATCTGCGTGGGTTGCCGCCGCGCAAGCGTGCGCGGGTGGTGATCGATAATTGCGCGCATCCGGATTTCCGCGACCAGCTCAATGATTATTTCGAGCGGGCGAGCCGCGACAGTTACGGTAAGCACACTCCGCACCTGCTGCCCGAAGCGTTGTCGTGGCACCAGCGGTGGTTGGATACGGGGACGATGAAGGCCTGA
- a CDS encoding EF-hand domain-containing protein, which translates to MTIRNRKPLIALIVAAGSVLAIPAMAQTAQQSAAQAQTQAAQAQQSAAQADQAADAATGAAAQASAQAGGGGGQTWASVDTDGDGAISKSEAQVNAGLAQVFDQADTNKDGKLTPDEYKAYVAAQQGAAAGGNAAPGR; encoded by the coding sequence ATGACTATTCGCAACCGCAAGCCCCTGATCGCCCTGATCGTCGCCGCCGGCAGTGTTCTGGCCATTCCGGCGATGGCACAGACCGCACAGCAGAGTGCCGCGCAGGCCCAGACCCAGGCCGCGCAGGCCCAGCAGTCGGCGGCACAGGCAGACCAGGCGGCAGATGCGGCCACCGGCGCGGCCGCCCAGGCCTCGGCGCAGGCCGGCGGCGGTGGCGGCCAGACCTGGGCCAGCGTCGATACCGACGGTGACGGCGCCATCAGCAAGAGCGAGGCCCAGGTGAACGCCGGCCTTGCCCAGGTGTTCGACCAGGCCGACACCAACAAAGACGGCAAGCTCACCCCGGACGAGTACAAAGCCTACGTCGCCGCCCAGCAGGGCGCCGCAGCCGGCGGCAACGCCGCCCCGGGCCGCTGA
- a CDS encoding serine hydrolase domain-containing protein, translating to MHTPPFRSTTLLLSLALAAALPASAAVPSPFTPMLDSTVEHHHLPGIAMAVVDNGQVVFTGTRGERRAGSGEPIDADTLFKIASNSKAMTAAVLARLVDRGLLAWDDPVTKYLPQFRMHDPWVTQHMQVRDLLIHNSGLGLGAGDLMLWPEPNAFTRADIIAGLEHLKPVTSFRSGYAYDNLMYVVAGEVAAAAGGKPYDQLLREEVFIPLGMTRCQAGTWSVAKVDNVAQPHARRGSGNVVVNADTDIAPDLTSMAAGGIRCSLRDMTRWMQVLLDPTRVPGWLSEPQRRALWTAHMPMPLGERQRRWDNAHFSAYGYGWRLSDMDGQWKVAHTGTLSGMYSSLALLPDRKVGVVILINGEGEDARTVLMQAALKHYTAPAQKQTVASYAAQLQAETANRHAAGHVRPDTSARKPVEPRHAWLGSADHPAATQGVALRGGDHPAAVQGLYRDPWLGQARLCPENNTLRFSVDKSPTLRGTVMQLDSRWLVQWDTLGADAEPWLQVEPGTPPTLRLSAIDPDIDFSYDYQDLHFTRIGDCP from the coding sequence ATGCACACCCCTCCGTTCCGATCCACAACGCTGCTGCTGTCCCTCGCCCTGGCGGCCGCATTGCCTGCGTCAGCGGCCGTCCCGTCCCCGTTCACCCCGATGCTCGACAGCACCGTCGAACACCACCACCTGCCCGGCATCGCCATGGCGGTGGTCGACAACGGCCAGGTGGTATTCACCGGCACCCGTGGCGAACGCCGCGCTGGCAGCGGCGAGCCGATCGACGCCGACACCCTGTTCAAGATCGCCTCCAACAGCAAGGCGATGACCGCCGCAGTACTGGCGCGGCTGGTCGACCGTGGCCTGCTCGCCTGGGACGACCCGGTGACGAAATACCTGCCGCAGTTCCGCATGCACGACCCGTGGGTCACCCAACACATGCAGGTCCGCGACCTGCTCATCCACAACAGCGGCCTCGGCCTGGGTGCGGGCGACCTGATGCTGTGGCCCGAACCCAATGCGTTCACCCGCGCCGACATCATCGCCGGCCTGGAACATCTCAAGCCGGTGACCAGCTTCCGCAGCGGCTATGCCTACGACAACCTGATGTACGTGGTGGCCGGCGAAGTGGCGGCGGCTGCCGGTGGCAAACCGTATGACCAGCTGCTGCGCGAGGAAGTGTTCATCCCGCTCGGCATGACCCGCTGCCAGGCCGGCACGTGGTCAGTGGCGAAGGTGGACAACGTGGCGCAACCGCATGCCCGGCGCGGGAGTGGCAACGTGGTCGTCAACGCCGACACCGACATCGCCCCGGACCTGACCTCGATGGCGGCCGGCGGCATCCGCTGCAGCCTGCGCGACATGACCCGCTGGATGCAGGTGCTGCTGGATCCCACGCGGGTGCCTGGCTGGCTCAGTGAACCCCAGCGCCGCGCGCTGTGGACCGCGCACATGCCCATGCCGCTCGGCGAACGCCAGCGCCGCTGGGACAACGCGCACTTCTCCGCCTATGGCTACGGCTGGCGCCTGTCGGACATGGACGGGCAGTGGAAGGTCGCCCACACCGGCACGCTGTCGGGCATGTATTCCTCGCTCGCGCTGCTGCCGGACCGCAAGGTGGGCGTGGTGATCCTGATCAACGGCGAAGGCGAGGACGCGCGCACCGTGCTGATGCAGGCCGCGCTGAAGCACTACACCGCCCCGGCGCAGAAGCAGACGGTAGCCAGCTACGCCGCGCAGTTGCAGGCCGAAACAGCCAACCGCCATGCGGCGGGCCATGTGCGCCCCGATACGAGCGCGCGCAAACCCGTAGAGCCACGCCATGCGTGGCTGGGCAGCGCCGACCATCCCGCAGCCACGCAGGGCGTGGCTCTACGCGGTGGCGACCATCCCGCAGCCGTGCAAGGCCTCTATCGCGACCCCTGGCTGGGCCAGGCCCGCCTCTGCCCGGAAAACAACACCCTGCGCTTCAGCGTGGACAAATCGCCCACACTGCGCGGAACCGTGATGCAGCTCGATTCCCGCTGGCTGGTGCAGTGGGATACCCTCGGGGCGGATGCAGAACCCTGGCTGCAGGTGGAGCCGGGCACCCCGCCCACGCTCCGCCTGAGCGCGATCGATCCGGATATCGACTTCAGCTATGACTACCAGGACCTGCACTTCACCCGCATCGGCGATTGCCCTTAG
- a CDS encoding HAD family hydrolase, with protein MMTSMPAPTGAIGLVGFDGDDTLWKSEDYYRKAEQDYLDILSRYIDVHDTATARHLLEVQQRNLGVFGYGVKGMTLSMLEAAIEITEKTIAARDLQLILDIGHDTLRHPVELIDGVRESVAEIAREYPVVLITKGDLFHQEAKIKVANLRDLFPRIEIVSEKDPETYARVLGEFDLPMERFVMVGNSLRSDIEPVVTLGGWGIHTPYAVTWAHETQHGVAADEPRMVEAATAFDWPQALRAIEAKAGG; from the coding sequence ATGATGACCTCCATGCCCGCGCCCACCGGCGCCATCGGTCTGGTCGGTTTTGACGGTGACGACACGCTGTGGAAGAGCGAGGACTATTACCGCAAGGCCGAGCAGGATTACCTCGACATCCTGTCGCGCTACATCGACGTGCACGACACCGCCACCGCGCGCCACCTGCTCGAAGTGCAGCAGCGCAACCTCGGCGTGTTCGGCTACGGCGTCAAGGGCATGACCCTGTCGATGCTGGAAGCGGCCATCGAGATCACCGAAAAGACCATTGCCGCACGCGACCTGCAGCTGATCCTCGACATCGGCCATGACACCCTGCGCCACCCGGTGGAGCTGATCGATGGCGTGCGCGAGTCCGTCGCCGAAATCGCCCGCGAGTATCCAGTGGTGCTGATCACCAAGGGCGACCTGTTCCACCAGGAAGCCAAGATCAAGGTCGCCAACCTGCGTGACCTGTTCCCGCGCATCGAGATCGTGTCCGAGAAAGATCCGGAAACCTACGCGCGCGTGCTCGGAGAGTTCGACCTGCCGATGGAGCGTTTCGTCATGGTCGGCAACTCGCTGCGCTCGGATATCGAACCGGTGGTCACCCTGGGCGGTTGGGGCATCCACACCCCGTATGCGGTGACCTGGGCGCATGAAACCCAGCATGGCGTGGCTGCCGATGAGCCGCGCATGGTCGAAGCGGCCACCGCGTTCGACTGGCCGCAGGCCCTGCGCGCCATTGAAGCCAAGGCGGGCGGCTGA